The nucleotide sequence CTCCGGTAGTTGCGCATCCCCAACATACGCGGTGACACCTGCAATCTGTTTGGGCGATCGCGCCCAACCGACCACGTTGAAGCCCAAGTCCACAAGTTTTTGAGCTGTATACGTACCGAGTTGCCCCAACCCCATAATGCCGATGGTGCAGTGCTGGCTTAAGGTGAGCGCGTGGGGCTGCCAAATTCCCGCCACCTGCTGCGCTTCGTACACATCGAAGTCTCGCAAAACCCCCATAACCCCCGCCGCAATGTATTCGAACATGGACTGAGCCAATAACGGATCGACCAGTCGCACAATCGGGAGGGCGATCGGCAGGTCGGGATCTTGCAGCAAATGGTCAACCCCCGCCCCAAACGACGATACGCAGCGCAAATTCGGCAATTGCGGCCAGATGCCAGCAGGCTGCTGCCATGCCAACGCAAAGGTGACATCTTCCGGGGTGGGGACTTGAGGCCAGATCGCCATCTCTAAATCGGGGGCGATCGCTTGCAGGGCCTGTTGCCAACGGTTGAGATCGGGACGATTTGGCGAAACAATGAGCAAGGTCATCAGGAACGAGTGGCTTAAAGCGCGTTAACTACCGCCTGCATGGCCTGTCCCACGGTGGGGTATTGGTACTCAAACCCCTCTGCATATAAATGTTTGGGCAAAACCTGCTGTCCTTCTAACACGACCACCGCCCCATCGCCGAGCAGTGCCTCAATCACAAAATCAGGCACGGGCAGCCAAGAGGGACGATTGAGGGCTTGCCCCAGCGCTTCGCAGGCTTGCGCCATGCGCACAGGGTTCGGAGCCGTAGCATTGTAGACGCCGCTCATCGACTCATCCGTGAGGGCGCGCATCAACACAGCGACCAAATCATCACGGTGAATCCAAGAAAACCACTGTTTGCCGCTGCCAATGGGGCCACCGGCGAACAGACGAAAAGGGGTTAGCATCCGCTCCAACGCGCCGCCATCCCCCAGCACAATGCCAATGCGGGGAATGACCAATCGAACGCCCTCAATGTCTTGCACCTGCAGGGCAGCGGCTTCCCATGCTTGACAGATTTGTGAGAGAAAATCGCTCTTAACTGGGTCACTGCTTTCGTCAAAGGTCGCCGTTTCACTGGTGCCGTAGTAACCGATCGCCGACGCACTCACCAAGACCTTCGGCTTTACCTCAGCTTGGGCGATCGC is from Leptolyngbya iicbica LK and encodes:
- a CDS encoding 2-hydroxyacid dehydrogenase, which encodes MTLLIVSPNRPDLNRWQQALQAIAPDLEMAIWPQVPTPEDVTFALAWQQPAGIWPQLPNLRCVSSFGAGVDHLLQDPDLPIALPIVRLVDPLLAQSMFEYIAAGVMGVLRDFDVYEAQQVAGIWQPHALTLSQHCTIGIMGLGQLGTYTAQKLVDLGFNVVGWARSPKQIAGVTAYVGDAQLPEFLQQTQILVCLLPLTPQTRDILNLHLFAQLPRAAYLINVARGAHLVEADLVEAIHAGYLRGACLDVFRQEPLPPSHPFWAHPQIRVTPHCSSITNPESVAPQIVENYRRSQAGEPLLNQVSRSRGY
- the thyD gene encoding thylakoid membrane protein ThyD, with amino-acid sequence MKVAVTGGTGFVGSGLVKALQAAGHEVLVFSRDAAKARRIFPAATFPQVTTVTYTPQTSGDWQAAISGCDGVVNLAGAPISERWTAAHKRAMMDSRKVGTEKLVEAIAQAEVKPKVLVSASAIGYYGTSETATFDESSDPVKSDFLSQICQAWEAAALQVQDIEGVRLVIPRIGIVLGDGGALERMLTPFRLFAGGPIGSGKQWFSWIHRDDLVAVLMRALTDESMSGVYNATAPNPVRMAQACEALGQALNRPSWLPVPDFVIEALLGDGAVVVLEGQQVLPKHLYAEGFEYQYPTVGQAMQAVVNAL